Below is a genomic region from Enterobacter hormaechei subsp. xiangfangensis.
AGGGAACCAGCACCAGCAGCGGACCGAGCTGCGCCAGACAGGTCATCAGCATGACGACGGTGAAAATGGTGGCATAAGGTACGCCGGAAATCGCCAGCCCGATTCCGCCAAGTACAGCCTGCACCAGCGCTGTGACCACCACACCGAGCGCCACCGCGCGGACGGCCTGGGCTGCCAGCAGCACGGCCGCATCGCCGCGTTTACCTGCCAGTCGGGTGGCGAAATGACGTACCCCCAGCGCAACCTGCTCGCCGCGCCAGTACAGCAGGGCGCTGAAGACCAGCATCAACGTACAATGCATCATGAAGCGACCAATGTGCGCAGCCTGCCCCACAAACCAGGTGGTGGTTGTGCCGATGTACGGACGCACTTTGGCCATCAGGGCGCTACCGCCCATCTCCAGCAGGCTGTGCCAGCCGCTGTACAGTTTTGCGCCCACAACAGGAATACTGTTTAGCCACGCGAGATCCGGCAGCGTCATATCACCGCTGGTGACCGCGCGAATAACCGGGCCGCTACTGTCAACCAGGCTGTTAACCAGTAGTGCAATGGGAATAATAAACAGCAGGAACAACAGCAACGTCATCACCAGCACGGCCAGGCCGCGGCGACCAAACAGCAGTTTCTGCAAACGCAAGAGTAAAGGCCAGGTGGCGACGACGACGGTCGCGGCCCAGGCAAATCCGAGCACGAAAGGACGAACGATCCACAGACACGCAATAATCATAATGGCTAAGAACAGCACCGACAGCAGTATCTGCGCGACATCCCTGGGCTGACGAAGATTGACCATAAACGAAACTTTCCTTAAATGAACACCAGCAAGGCTGATGGGAATATAAACCGCATCTCTCTAATCATTAGTGATTTCAGCGATTTTTGACAGGCGGATTTTGCCCGTAATTCTACGAAGCACATAAGAAAAAAATGTGATAAAACTTTCCAGACACAACGCAAACGATTTCACACTATTCTCATTAGGGTCGACAGCAATGATCCCACAGATTTCTCAGGCACCGGGCGTCGTTCAGCTGGTGCTTAATTTTTTGCAGGCACTGGAGCAACAGGGTTTTACAGGTGACACCGCTACCGATTATGCCGACAGGCTGACGATGGCGACCGATAACAGTATTTACCAGCTTCTTCCCGATGCCGTCGTTTTCCCGCGCTCTACCGCCGATGTGGCGCTCATCGCCCGTCTGGCATCGCAGGAGCGTTTCAGCTCCCTGGTCTTCACCCCGCGTGGCGGCGGGACGGGTACCAATGGGCAGGCGCTGAACCAGGGCATCATCATTGATATGTCCCGCTATATGAACCGCATCATTGAGATCAACCCGGAAGAGGGGTGGGTGCG
It encodes:
- the ydiK gene encoding AI-2E family transporter YdiK, encoding MVNLRQPRDVAQILLSVLFLAIMIIACLWIVRPFVLGFAWAATVVVATWPLLLRLQKLLFGRRGLAVLVMTLLLFLLFIIPIALLVNSLVDSSGPVIRAVTSGDMTLPDLAWLNSIPVVGAKLYSGWHSLLEMGGSALMAKVRPYIGTTTTWFVGQAAHIGRFMMHCTLMLVFSALLYWRGEQVALGVRHFATRLAGKRGDAAVLLAAQAVRAVALGVVVTALVQAVLGGIGLAISGVPYATIFTVVMLMTCLAQLGPLLVLVPCIIWLYWTGDTTWGTVLLVWSCVVGTMDNVIRPLLIRMGADLPLILILSGVIGGLIAFGMIGLFIGPVLLAVTWRLFSAWVHEVPPPGTDPDVILSELEELEDKNAQ